The nucleotide window GGATTTTTGGCCAATATCAAGGAAATCAAGCGTTTGCGCGGAGGCGACCTGCAGGTCGCCGCACAAGCAAACGTGCAGATTGACGCCGAGATTGGTCAAAAAGACCATTTCCGGATGGAATCTCTGCAGTCCGGTGGAGGTCCTCATCGACCCATCAGGGCGGAGACCGGCTCGAGCCGATAGGCTCCGCCCATTTCAATGGCGGTGAGGACAGTGCCGCCACCCGTGAAATAGTATGTATCCGGATCGTTGAGGCCCGAAAGATACACACCGGGGCAAAGACTTCTCAACTCCTGCAGCGTGTCCCCGCCCGCAAAGAGCTTCTGACTTCGCTTGTTGCGTCCGATCAATTCATACAACGCGCGCGTTCCCTCGGGGTAAAGAGGCATATAGCCCATAACGGCATTGACGAACACCGTCATAGCCGAGTCTATGACCTGGACCGTCTCCGAGTGCATTAGCGAATCGGGATGAACATCGACGATATAACCGAACGTACCCCCCTTCACCATATCGGCCATCGATACCTTTCTGGCCCCCTCGCGGCCCTTTTCATCCATGGTGTCGACCTCGACCAGAAAGGGCATCTCAACAATCCTGCCCTGTCCGCTGTCCATCTCAACGAGCTCACGGGCGAGAGCGATGTCCTCATCGGCCACACCGGCGATACGCGCGCCATATTTGGCAGCAAGGAAGGTGTTGTAGATGAGGCCGCCCAGAATCAGATGGTCGACCTTATCATACAGGGCCTTGATAGGGCCGATCTTGGTGTCGTACTTGGCGCCGGCGACCACGGCCACAAACGGCTTTTCAGGCTCCAGCGCCCGATGCAGGTTGCTGATCTCGCGCTGCAGGAGGATACCGGCGAAGCTCGGCAGTTTCGCAGCGATGTCGAAGGTGCTTGCATGGGGGCGCCAGGACCCGAAGGCATCATTCACATAGAGATCAGCAATCGAAGCCATCTCCTGGGCAAAGCTCTCCCGTTCCTTTCCCTTGGCCTGCTCACCGGCAAACCATCGGCTGTTCGGTAGATAGATCATGTCGAAACGCCCATGCTTCAGATCCTCGACCGCCGGGGCAACTCTCTCGCGGTCGAGGTGCAGAATCCCTCTTTCGGGATCGATCGGGAACTCGGGCACATGAATCCGGACAGCCAGTTTTTGCTCCAGGTATTTCGCAATCGCGTCGACCGCCTCGCCCTGCCGACAGACAATCTCCCCGCTTTTCTTGTCTTTGGGACGACCCACGTGCGTGATAAGAATCGGTCGGCCTCCCCGGGCGGCAATGGCATAAAGGGTCGGGAAAGTAGCATCGATACGATAGGGGTCCTTTATCTCACCCGCTTTCACCACATTGTGGTCTACACGCAAGAGGACCACCTTCCCATCCATCTCGGCATTCTGGAGGATCCGCAGCCCGGGATCCAACTTTCCTGTCCGCATAACCTGCCCTCCTTCGTTGGTGAGGTTCTTTATTTCGCGGATATTCCC belongs to Desulfatiglans anilini DSM 4660 and includes:
- the pgk gene encoding phosphoglycerate kinase, coding for MRTGKLDPGLRILQNAEMDGKVVLLRVDHNVVKAGEIKDPYRIDATFPTLYAIAARGGRPILITHVGRPKDKKSGEIVCRQGEAVDAIAKYLEQKLAVRIHVPEFPIDPERGILHLDRERVAPAVEDLKHGRFDMIYLPNSRWFAGEQAKGKERESFAQEMASIADLYVNDAFGSWRPHASTFDIAAKLPSFAGILLQREISNLHRALEPEKPFVAVVAGAKYDTKIGPIKALYDKVDHLILGGLIYNTFLAAKYGARIAGVADEDIALARELVEMDSGQGRIVEMPFLVEVDTMDEKGREGARKVSMADMVKGGTFGYIVDVHPDSLMHSETVQVIDSAMTVFVNAVMGYMPLYPEGTRALYELIGRNKRSQKLFAGGDTLQELRSLCPGVYLSGLNDPDTYYFTGGGTVLTAIEMGGAYRLEPVSALMGR